From the Saimiri boliviensis isolate mSaiBol1 chromosome X, mSaiBol1.pri, whole genome shotgun sequence genome, one window contains:
- the AMER1 gene encoding APC membrane recruitment protein 1 codes for METRKDEAAQAKGAAASGSTHEQMAEKGAKNKAAEATEGPTSEPSSSGPGRLKKTAMKLFGGKKGICTLPSFFGGGRSKGSGKGSSKKGLSKSKTHDGLSEATHGSEDVVSEGTGFSLPLPELPCQFPSSQSAHGALETGSRCKTSVAGTTEKAGAEKVPSMSKPKKGLKGFFSSIRRHRKSKVTGAEQSEPGAKGPKKARARPHEHVSSVPWVSCSEETFQVPRKENATPQDVPGPKISPTPEPSPPATETVACKDPEKPMEACASAHVQPMPAPEASSIEEPHSPETGEKVVAGEVNPPNGPVGDQLSLLFGDVTSLKSFDSLTGCGDIIAEQDMDSMTDSMASGGQRANRDGTKRSSCLVTYQGGGEEMALPDDDDEEEEEEEEVELEEEEEEVKEEEEDDDLEYLWATAQMYPRPNMNLGYHPTTSPGHHGCMLLDPVRPYPGLSPGELLTPQSDQQESAPNSDEGYYDSTTPGFEDDSGETLGLVRRDCLPRDSYSGDALYEFYEPDDSLENSPPGDDCLYDLHGRSSEMFDPFLNFEPFSSSRPPGAMETEEERLVTIQKQLLYWELRREQLEAREARAREAQAREAHTREVYTREAHGKEAYAREAHTWEGHAREARTREAQVREARSREAQVREAQIRQEKPILEYQMRPLGPSVMGLVAGVSGASQISHRGITSAFPTTASSEPDWRDFRPLEKRFEGTCSKKDQSTCLMQLFQSDAMFEPDVQEANFGGSPRRAYPTYSPPEDPEEEEVEKEGNATVSFSQALVEFTSNGNLFSSMSCSSDSDSSFTQNLPELPPMVTFDIADVERDGEGKCEENPEFHNEEDLAASLEAFELGYYHKHAFNNYHSRFYQGLPWGVSSLPRYLGLPGMHPRPPPAAMALNRRSRSLDTAETLEMELSNSHLAQGYLESDELQAQQEDSDEEDEEEEEGEWGRDSPLSLYTEPPGAYDWPSWAPCPLPVGPGPAWVNPNQLDRPSSQSPYGQATCCIPPMTTSMSLSVPESRAPEESGPQLARPSHLHLPMGLCYNLQPQASQSMRARPRDVLLPVDEPSCSSSSGGFSPSPLPQAKPVGITHGIPQLPRVRPEHPQPQPTHYGPSSLDLSKESPEQGASLATSYSSTAMNGKLAK; via the coding sequence ATGGAGACCCGAAAGGATGAAGCTGCTCAGGCCAAGGGAGCTGCAGCCTCTGGGAGTACTCATGAACAAATGGCAGAAAAAGGAGCCAAGAACAAGGCAGCCGAAGCGACAGAAGGACCAACTTCAGAGCCATCTTCATCCGGCCCAGGTAGGCTGAAGAAAACTGCCATGAAACTCTTTGGTGGCAAGAAGGGTATCTGTACTCTGCCTAGTTTCTTTGGAGGGGGACGGAGCAAAGGTTCTGGGAAAGGCAGCTCCAAGAAAGGTCTCAGCAAGAGCAAGACCCACGATGGCCTGAGTGAAGCAACCCATGGCTCTGAAGATGTTGTTAGTGAAGGAACTGGCTTCTCCCTGCCTTTGCCTGAGTTACCCTGCCAATTTCCCAGCTCTCAGAGTGCCCATGGGGCTTTGGAGACAGGCTCCAGATGTAAGACGTCTGTGGCTGGAACCACAGAGAAAGCTGGGGCTGAGAAGGTTCCCTCTATGTCCAAGCCAAAGAAAGGTCTAAAAGGCTTTTTTAGCAGTATTCGCCGTCATCGGAAGAGCAAGGTCACTGGGGCTGAGCAAAGTGAGCCAGGGGCTAAGGGGCCTAAGAAGGCCAGAGCCAGGCCTCATGAGCACGTGAGCTCAGTCCCTTGGGTGTCCTGCTCTGAGGAGACCTTCCAAGTCCCTAGAAAGGAAAATGCTACCCCTCAAGATGTCCCTGGGCCAAAAATTTCTCCAACACCAGAGCCTTCTCCACCAGCTACTGAGACAGTGGCCTGTAAAGATCCAGAAAAACCCATGGAGGCCTGTGCCTCAGCACATGTGCAACCCATGCCTGCGCCTGAAGCCAGTAGCATAGAGGAGCCCCATAGCCCAGAAACAGGGGAGAAGGTGGTAGCAGGAGAGGTAAACCCACCCAATGGCCCTGTGGGTGACCAGCTGAGCCTCTTGTTTGGGGATGTGACATCCCTGAAAAGCTTTGACTCATTGACAGGTTGTGGTGACATTATAGCAGAACAGGACATGGACAGTATGACAGACAGCATGGCCTCTGGGGGCCAGAGAGCAAACCGAGATGGGACCAAGCGAAGTTCCTGCCTGGTGACCTACCAAGGAGGTGGAGAGGAGATGGCCTTgccagatgatgatgatgaggaggaagaagaggaagaagaggtggaattagaggaggaagaagaggaggttaaggaggaggaagaagacgaTGACTTAGAATACCTGTGGGCAACTGCCCAGATGTATCCAAGGCCCAATATGAACCTGGGTTACCATCCCACCACATCCCCAGGCCACCACGGTTGCATGCTCCTTGACCCAGTTAGGCCTTATCCTGGCCTATCTCCTGGGGAACTTCTGACTCCTCAGAGTGACCAGCAAGAGTCTGCCCCCAATAGTGATGAAGGTTATTATGACTCCACTACACCTGGATTTGAGGATGATTCAGGTGAGACCCTGGGGCTTGTCCGCAGGGATTGTTTGCCCCGAGACAGCTACAGTGGAGATGCCCTATATGAGTTTTATGAGCCAGATGACAGTCTTGAGAACTCTCCACCTGGGGATGACTGCCTTTATGACCTCCATGGTCGAAGCTCTGAGATGTTTGACCCCTTCTTGAACTTTGAGCCCTTTTCTTCCTCCCGGCCACCTGGGGCAATGGAGACAGAGGAGGAACGGCTAGTGACCATCCAGAAACAGTTGTTGTATTGGGAGCTTCGTCGGGAGCAGCTTGAGGCCCGGGAAGCACGTGCCCGAGAAGCTCAGGCTAGGGAGGCCCACACCAGGGAGGTCTATACTCGAGAAGCTCATGGCAAGGAAGCCTATGCCAGGGAGGCCCACACTTGGGAAGGTCATGCCAGGGAGGCCAGAACCCGAGAAGCCCAGGTCCGAGAGGCTCGTTCTAGAGAGGCTCAAGTCCGAGAGGCCCAGATCCGACAAGAGAAGCCCATCTTAGAGTATCAGATGAGGCCGTTAGGCCCATCAGTgatgggcctggtggcaggggtATCAGGGGCCTCGCAGATTTCCCACCGGGGAATTACCTCAGCTTTCCCCACCACTGCGAGCAGTGAGCCAGACTGGAGGGACTTCCGTCCTCTGGAGAAGCGTTTTGAAGGAACCTGCTCCAAGAAAGATCAAAGTACCTGCCTGATGCAGCTCTTCCAGAGTGATGCCATGTTTGAGCCAGATGTGCAAGAAGCAAATTTTGGAGGATCTCCCAGGAGGGCCTACCCTACCTATTCACCCCCTGAAGATCCAGAGGAAGAAGAGGTTGAGAAGGAAGGGAATGCCACTGTGAGTTTCTCACAGGCGCTGGTAGAGTTCACCAGCAATGGGAACCTCTTTTCCAGCATGTCCTGCAGCTCTGACTCTGACTCATCTTTCACTCAAAACCTCCCTGAGCTGCCTCCCATGGTGACCTTTGACATTGCTGATGTGGAACGGGATGGGGAAGGCAAGTGTGAAGAGAATCCTGAGTTCCACAATGAAGAAGATCTTGCAGCCTCCTTGGAAGCCTTTGAGCTGGGCTACTATCACAAGCATGCCTTCAACAACTACCACAGTCGATTCTATCAAGGCCTGCCCTGGGGTGTGAGCAGCCTCCCTCGATACCTAGGACTTCCTGGCATGCACCCTCGACCTCCACCTGCTGCTATGGCCCTCAACAGGAGAAGCCGCTCCCTCGACACTGCAGAGACCCTGGAGATGGAGCTCTCCAATTCCCACTTGGCCCAGGGCTACTTGGAGTCTGATGAACTTCAGGCCCAGCAGGAAGATTcagatgaagaagatgaagaggaggaagaaggagaatggGGCCGAGACAGTCCCCTTTCCCTCTATACTGAACCCCCAGGGGCCTATGATTGGCCTTCTTGGGCTCCTTGTCCTCTTCCAGTGGGACCAGGCCCTGCCTGGGTAAACCCCAACCAGTTGGACAGGCCTTCCAGCCAGTCTCCATATGGGCAGGCAACCTGTTGCATACCTCCTATGACCACGTCAATGTCGCTATCAGTGCCAGAGTCGAGAGCACCTGAGGAATCCGGGCCTCAGCTAGCTCGTCCCTCACACCTACACCTGCCCATGGGCCTTTGTTATAACCTCCAGCCACAGGCCTCCCAGAGTATGAGGGCCAGGCCTCGAGATGTGCTGCTGCCTGTTGATGAGCCCAGTTGCTCTTCAAGTTCTGGAGGCTTCAGCCCCAGCCCTCTGCCCCAGGCCAAGCCTGTGGGCATCACCCATGGCATTCCTCAGCTGCCCAGGGTCCGGCCTGAgcacccccagcctcagcccactCACTATGGGCCTTCCAGCCTTGACCTATCAAAGGAGAGTCCCGAGCAAGGTGCCTCTCTTGCCACCAGCTACTCCTCCACTGCCATGAATGGAAAACTAGCCAAGTAG